From a single Halodesulfovibrio marinisediminis DSM 17456 genomic region:
- a CDS encoding GGDEF domain-containing protein, giving the protein MLGIRELYASLTITALVSTATVFWLYFSRFSTRGVLWWVISMSCYLLCLILMTLRGIIPPFFSEFIANIAATAGYVCFWFAIRLFFNRPLTRNIWGCGLFLTLLITVASGIALYDSELVTGKVLIIGINYSTINIFTAYELLRNAHRSNAAKVLAAINIINAVIINLRGFHIVQTASFNTYFTTGWTTSAYVLWTNLSLLITTLGLMMLIVEDLHSKLARQAMEDPLTGLFNRRALTSITPEEFSELKNNKMPLGLLMLDIDHFKAVNDTYGHTTGDALLKQFADEVSSCLRSTDTLYRIGGEEFLIIAPNASITNLQALGERIRNHIEQTPLVITEGTIYHTVSIGCAISYKKDMCLNAILERADTALYSAKALGRNKVIIPEVAV; this is encoded by the coding sequence ATGCTCGGAATACGTGAACTCTACGCCTCACTCACCATTACAGCTTTGGTATCGACAGCCACAGTCTTTTGGCTCTACTTCAGCCGTTTTTCAACACGCGGGGTTCTTTGGTGGGTTATCTCCATGTCCTGCTATCTTCTTTGTCTTATATTAATGACACTCCGCGGTATTATCCCTCCCTTCTTTTCTGAGTTTATTGCTAATATTGCCGCAACCGCAGGCTATGTCTGCTTCTGGTTCGCTATCCGCCTTTTTTTCAACCGCCCGTTAACCCGGAACATATGGGGATGCGGTTTATTCCTTACTCTGCTCATTACAGTTGCTTCAGGAATTGCTCTATATGATTCAGAACTCGTCACGGGAAAAGTGCTCATCATAGGCATTAACTACTCGACAATTAACATCTTCACTGCCTATGAATTACTACGTAACGCCCATCGTTCGAATGCTGCGAAGGTCCTTGCCGCAATCAACATCATAAATGCAGTTATTATCAACTTACGAGGTTTCCATATTGTCCAAACAGCAAGCTTCAATACCTACTTCACAACAGGCTGGACAACTTCCGCCTATGTTCTCTGGACAAACTTAAGCCTGCTCATCACAACGCTCGGCCTCATGATGCTCATTGTAGAAGACCTGCATTCCAAGCTCGCACGTCAGGCAATGGAGGATCCGCTCACAGGACTATTTAACCGCAGGGCACTCACCTCTATCACCCCTGAAGAATTTTCTGAGTTAAAAAATAACAAGATGCCATTGGGACTACTCATGTTGGATATTGATCATTTCAAAGCAGTTAATGATACGTATGGCCATACAACTGGCGACGCCTTACTCAAACAATTTGCCGATGAAGTTTCCAGTTGCCTACGCTCAACAGACACGCTTTACCGCATCGGCGGTGAGGAATTCCTCATAATCGCCCCAAACGCATCAATAACTAATCTTCAAGCACTTGGAGAACGAATCCGAAACCATATTGAACAAACGCCGCTAGTTATAACTGAAGGAACTATCTATCATACAGTAAGTATCGGCTGTGCCATCTCCTATAAGAAAGACATGTGCTTGAACGCGATTCTTGAACGCGCTGATACGGCATTATACTCTGCCAAAGCACTTGGGAGGAATAAGGTCATAATTCCCGAAGTAGCCGTTTAA
- a CDS encoding YciI family protein: protein MKILAIDKVMPDATPDKVKETFMKEVNHTVKMYLADVVREMYFRQDRSGTVLVLEAPSMEEARNLIDKMPLVQAGLIDFDLIPLGPFVPLALLLDEEPTKQ from the coding sequence ATGAAGATTCTTGCAATTGATAAAGTGATGCCGGATGCGACTCCGGATAAGGTTAAAGAAACATTTATGAAAGAAGTGAACCATACAGTGAAGATGTATCTTGCTGATGTGGTTCGCGAAATGTATTTCCGTCAGGATCGTTCCGGTACTGTGTTGGTGCTGGAAGCACCTTCTATGGAAGAAGCACGGAATCTTATTGATAAAATGCCGTTAGTACAGGCTGGATTGATTGATTTTGATTTGATTCCGCTCGGACCATTTGTTCCGTTGGCATTGCTTCTTGATGAAGAGCCTACGAAGCAATAA
- a CDS encoding NADH:flavin oxidoreductase codes for MLYDKLTINGMTVPNRLVRSATWEGLASTEGFVTPALENVMLELIDGGVGMIITGHIFVAEQGRAGERQLAIYGDEYIKGLRSMVQKVHDRDGLIVAQLAHAGGQAAQAITGMPALGPSPFVRRDGESCQEMTENDIDFMVYSFQQAAARAVAAGFDGVQIHAAHGYGLSQFLSPHINKRTDMYGGSLENRIRPLVRVYEAIRYVVGDKYPVMMKINCEDYIEGGLLLEDSASIIQGLEMIGLDAVEISGGLLTNGPTTSSVRIGRFDTPSKEAWYREATRVVRDRTKLPIMLVGGIRSFSVANGLLSEGLIDFVSMSRPLLREPDLLKRWSSGDLRRAECISCNKCFSVLHKNEGYFCPIARTESPESHVSS; via the coding sequence ATGCTGTACGACAAGTTGACGATTAATGGGATGACGGTACCGAATCGATTGGTCCGTTCTGCTACCTGGGAAGGCCTTGCATCCACTGAAGGTTTTGTAACGCCTGCGCTTGAGAATGTAATGCTTGAGCTGATTGATGGTGGTGTTGGCATGATCATTACAGGTCATATTTTTGTAGCGGAACAGGGTCGTGCCGGTGAGCGTCAGTTGGCCATTTATGGAGATGAATACATTAAGGGCCTGCGTTCAATGGTACAAAAAGTTCATGACCGTGACGGACTCATTGTTGCACAACTTGCTCATGCCGGTGGGCAGGCTGCACAGGCTATAACCGGAATGCCTGCTCTTGGGCCTAGCCCGTTTGTTCGAAGGGATGGAGAAAGCTGTCAGGAAATGACAGAAAACGATATCGATTTCATGGTCTACTCGTTTCAGCAGGCTGCCGCTAGAGCTGTAGCGGCTGGCTTTGACGGGGTGCAGATTCATGCGGCGCATGGATATGGTTTGAGCCAGTTTCTGTCTCCTCATATCAATAAGCGTACAGATATGTATGGTGGTTCCCTTGAAAATCGTATCCGTCCGCTGGTGCGTGTGTATGAAGCCATCCGATATGTTGTTGGGGACAAGTATCCTGTTATGATGAAGATCAACTGTGAAGATTATATCGAGGGTGGGCTTTTGCTTGAGGACAGCGCCAGCATTATTCAAGGGCTGGAGATGATTGGTTTGGATGCTGTTGAAATCAGCGGCGGTCTTCTTACCAATGGCCCGACAACGTCGTCAGTGCGGATAGGGCGTTTTGATACTCCTTCAAAGGAGGCTTGGTATCGGGAGGCAACTCGTGTAGTCAGAGACCGTACTAAGCTCCCTATAATGCTTGTGGGTGGTATCCGTAGTTTCAGTGTAGCGAACGGATTGCTTTCAGAAGGGCTGATTGATTTTGTATCTATGAGTAGACCGCTTTTGCGGGAACCAGATTTATTGAAACGCTGGTCTTCAGGAGATTTGAGACGGGCAGAATGTATAAGCTGTAACAAGTGTTTTAGCGTATTGCATAAAAATGAAGGGTACTTTTGTCCTATTGCCCGAACTGAATCACCTGAAAGTCACGTATCATCATAA
- the rarD gene encoding EamA family transporter RarD, which yields MYDDDQGKAGAIAAICAFVFWGMAPVYWKQVAHVPAFEVLCHRILWSLFFVGIMLSVRSSWGTFKAIFSSKKTMLLLTMSGLLVGGNWGLYIWAVNSGMVLQTSLGYYITPLVSMLLGVIVFKDTIRPIQLCAVFLAVAGVGTQLIMVGQLPWVSLVLAVSFGLYGLLRKLAAVESLAGLMFETVLLVPFVLFYLGNLELQGTASFLHVDRLTDMYLLGAGIITSLPLMWFAYAACRLRLTTLGLLQYIAPSLAFLQGVFLFNEPFTMGHLFTFMFIWSALALYSGEGWLQRSRKYLHAEEV from the coding sequence GTGTACGATGATGACCAAGGCAAGGCAGGGGCAATAGCGGCCATCTGCGCGTTTGTTTTTTGGGGTATGGCACCTGTATACTGGAAACAGGTTGCGCACGTACCTGCATTTGAAGTGTTATGCCATAGGATTTTATGGTCATTATTTTTTGTTGGGATTATGCTTTCCGTGCGTTCCAGCTGGGGTACGTTCAAGGCAATTTTTTCTTCTAAAAAGACAATGTTGCTCCTTACAATGAGCGGTCTTCTTGTTGGCGGTAACTGGGGACTGTATATTTGGGCTGTTAACAGCGGAATGGTTCTGCAGACAAGTCTTGGATATTACATAACTCCTTTAGTAAGTATGTTGCTTGGAGTTATTGTTTTCAAAGACACTATCAGGCCCATCCAACTCTGTGCGGTATTTCTTGCTGTTGCAGGTGTAGGAACTCAGCTCATTATGGTTGGACAGCTTCCATGGGTTTCCCTTGTTCTGGCGGTGTCGTTTGGTCTGTATGGATTGTTGAGAAAGCTTGCCGCAGTGGAATCTCTTGCGGGCTTGATGTTCGAAACAGTACTGCTTGTTCCGTTCGTGCTCTTTTATCTTGGCAACCTTGAATTGCAGGGTACCGCTTCGTTCCTGCATGTTGACCGTTTGACAGATATGTACCTTTTGGGTGCAGGTATCATTACTTCTTTGCCACTTATGTGGTTTGCTTATGCAGCATGCAGGCTGCGTCTCACAACTCTTGGTTTGCTCCAATACATCGCGCCGAGTTTGGCATTCCTACAGGGAGTATTTCTCTTTAACGAACCTTTCACCATGGGGCATCTGTTTACCTTTATGTTTATATGGAGTGCCCTTGCGTTGTATTCCGGCGAAGGCTGGTTACAACGTTCAAGAAAATATTTACATGCTGAAGAAGTGTAG
- a CDS encoding DMT family transporter: MDRYIEYLQIIAAATLWGLLGPISKYGLQEGVTPHELAFWRASLGAVFFILHSAKHKTLAVKPADIPIFLLFGVLGISLFFGSYQIAIKHAGAAVSAILLYTAPIWVAIFARILFKEELSPTKLIALGIALTGTGLVCFSGQSEDVSLPLTGIFFGLLSGFTYSLHYIFGKTFLKNYQPATLYAWCLPAGALCLLPWVTFTAYSPIKLAVVIALAFLCTYLAYYAYCASLRRLEATQAAIIANIEPVIAAGLAVLWWNEKLTASAYIGGALVISAVIIIARTPSKKKKAVPINTGN; this comes from the coding sequence ATGGATAGATATATTGAATACTTACAAATAATTGCCGCTGCAACCCTGTGGGGACTGCTTGGACCTATTTCAAAATATGGCTTGCAGGAAGGCGTAACACCTCACGAGCTAGCTTTCTGGCGCGCATCGCTCGGTGCTGTGTTTTTCATCCTGCATTCTGCAAAGCATAAAACCCTTGCAGTTAAACCAGCTGATATTCCAATATTTCTTCTATTCGGAGTTCTTGGGATTTCTTTATTCTTTGGTTCATACCAGATCGCCATTAAACATGCAGGCGCCGCGGTATCGGCGATTCTCCTTTACACCGCACCAATATGGGTTGCTATCTTTGCCCGTATTCTTTTCAAAGAAGAATTATCCCCTACAAAGCTTATCGCTCTTGGTATTGCACTCACAGGCACAGGCCTTGTCTGCTTCAGCGGACAGAGCGAAGATGTCTCGCTGCCACTTACTGGCATTTTCTTCGGCCTGCTTTCCGGCTTCACTTACTCACTGCACTACATTTTCGGCAAAACATTTCTTAAAAACTATCAACCGGCAACACTCTATGCATGGTGCCTGCCTGCCGGTGCTCTCTGTCTACTCCCGTGGGTTACCTTTACAGCCTATTCCCCAATCAAACTTGCTGTTGTTATCGCGCTTGCTTTTCTTTGCACCTATCTTGCCTACTACGCTTACTGCGCCAGTCTTCGACGCCTTGAAGCAACTCAAGCCGCCATTATTGCCAACATAGAACCTGTCATTGCCGCTGGTCTTGCAGTCTTATGGTGGAATGAAAAACTTACCGCATCTGCCTACATCGGCGGAGCACTCGTTATCAGCGCTGTCATAATTATTGCCCGTACTCCTTCAAAGAAAAAAAAGGCCGTGCCAATCAACACGGGCAATTAA
- a CDS encoding alanyl-tRNA editing protein, with the protein MAKNYVPHMHTAEHILNGTMVSMFGCERCYSAHINTKKSKCDYHFERPITEYEAIALQSAVNEQLQRNLEVTEEIVPLKQAQERYNLSRLPSDDITTIRIVHIGDYDSCPCIGEHVQNTSEIGEFIINSYDFENGRLRIRFKCKPAD; encoded by the coding sequence ATGGCAAAAAACTACGTTCCTCATATGCATACAGCTGAACATATTCTTAACGGAACCATGGTCAGCATGTTCGGTTGCGAGCGCTGTTATTCAGCACATATCAACACTAAAAAATCGAAATGCGATTATCACTTTGAGCGTCCGATTACTGAGTACGAAGCAATTGCCCTGCAATCCGCAGTAAACGAACAGCTTCAGCGAAACCTTGAAGTGACAGAAGAGATTGTACCTCTGAAACAGGCACAGGAACGCTACAATCTTTCCCGACTTCCTTCAGATGACATTACGACTATCCGTATCGTCCATATCGGGGATTATGACAGCTGCCCGTGCATTGGAGAGCACGTGCAGAACACGTCAGAAATCGGAGAGTTCATCATTAACTCCTACGACTTTGAAAATGGACGATTGCGCATCCGTTTCAAGTGCAAACCTGCTGACTAA
- the panB gene encoding 3-methyl-2-oxobutanoate hydroxymethyltransferase: protein MSKQTAATGVKPVTSLDIRQSKGNRKLTMLTAYDYSSATLVDECDIDMILVGDSLGMVMLGRDDTISVTVDEMVHHTKAVVRGAKRSLVVADMPFMSYEISVEDAMRNAARLFQEGGARAVKLEGGHTVVPQVKALVSAGIPVVGHIGLTPQRVASLGGFKVQGKTAEAANVLVEEAKALEAAGVFCIVLEAIPAPIAARITQELSVPTIGIGAGAECDGQVLVFHDLLGLFDRFVPKFVKQYANLRETAAAAISDYKREVEDGSFPAPEHSFAMPEHEKEKFEK, encoded by the coding sequence ATGAGCAAGCAGACAGCTGCAACAGGTGTTAAGCCTGTTACCTCTTTAGATATCCGTCAGAGTAAGGGGAATCGTAAGCTTACCATGTTGACTGCATACGACTATTCATCTGCAACGCTTGTTGATGAATGTGATATCGACATGATTCTTGTAGGTGACTCCCTCGGAATGGTTATGCTGGGACGTGACGACACCATCAGCGTTACAGTAGACGAAATGGTGCATCACACAAAAGCTGTTGTACGTGGGGCAAAGCGTTCCCTCGTGGTAGCAGACATGCCGTTCATGTCTTACGAAATTAGTGTGGAAGATGCCATGCGTAACGCTGCACGCCTTTTTCAGGAAGGCGGAGCTCGTGCAGTAAAGCTTGAGGGGGGGCACACAGTAGTTCCGCAAGTAAAAGCACTTGTGAGTGCTGGAATTCCCGTTGTCGGACACATAGGGCTTACTCCTCAGCGTGTAGCAAGCCTTGGCGGGTTTAAAGTTCAAGGTAAGACCGCAGAAGCTGCCAACGTCCTTGTCGAAGAAGCAAAAGCGCTTGAAGCAGCAGGTGTTTTCTGTATTGTTCTTGAAGCGATTCCTGCCCCGATTGCGGCGCGTATAACTCAAGAGTTATCTGTTCCGACAATCGGTATTGGTGCAGGTGCTGAGTGCGACGGGCAAGTGCTTGTGTTCCACGATCTGCTCGGCCTTTTCGACCGGTTTGTACCAAAATTTGTAAAGCAGTATGCAAACCTGCGTGAAACCGCAGCAGCGGCTATCAGTGATTATAAGCGCGAAGTGGAAGATGGCAGTTTCCCTGCGCCTGAACATAGCTTTGCTATGCCTGAGCATGAAAAAGAGAAGTTTGAAAAGTAA
- the htpG gene encoding molecular chaperone HtpG gives MSQSYEFKTEVRKLLHIITHSLYTNREIFLRELVSNASDALDKLRFAEAKGEEIAAAELEPSINIAIDKDAKTITITDTGIGMTKEDLVENLGTIASSGSERFLAELSESKDAASNIIGRFGVGFYSVFMISEDVSVTTRNYKPGSEGFTWKSDGLGSFEINPAEDAPERGTVITINVKEDAAEFLEKFRLETALKQHSSFIPFPIYLDGDHQNTTPALWREPKSSISKEQYKEFYNYLTFDDKDPLTTVHSAVDAPVQFTSLAFIPTFGRDLSSIGRDDYGLDLYVRRVLIQRECKDLLPDYLSFVKGVVDTEDLPLNISRETLQENILIRKINQTVTKQILSHLERMAKNDADAYKEFWNVHGKVFRLGYSDYANRDRFAKLLRFNTSTHETADELTSFDEYVERAKEGQKAIYYISSTSREAAKLNPHLEIFTRKGLEVLFLYEPVDEFVMDNLGKLGEFNLVAAETVAPESLKDFADVVKKEKAEELSEEETATLSDLLAHIKELLGDKVTDVRLSERLSGSPAVLSSPDGATSSMEKIMRMMNQDDSIPQKVLELNADHPIVRNLLRIFKSDKDDALVKETVEQLFESSLLLEGYLKDPHAMVSRINDLLEKAGSWYTEIKKI, from the coding sequence ATGTCACAATCATATGAATTTAAGACTGAAGTTAGAAAACTTCTTCATATTATCACTCATTCCCTCTACACCAACCGCGAAATTTTCCTTCGCGAACTTGTTTCAAACGCATCCGATGCTCTTGATAAGCTTCGCTTTGCTGAGGCAAAAGGCGAAGAGATTGCGGCTGCCGAACTGGAACCTTCCATTAATATTGCTATCGATAAGGACGCAAAGACCATTACCATTACCGACACCGGTATTGGTATGACTAAAGAAGACCTTGTTGAAAACCTCGGCACTATTGCCAGCTCCGGTTCTGAACGTTTTCTTGCTGAATTGTCAGAAAGCAAGGACGCTGCAAGCAATATTATCGGTCGCTTTGGTGTAGGCTTCTACTCCGTATTTATGATCTCTGAAGATGTTTCAGTTACCACCCGTAACTACAAGCCTGGTTCCGAAGGCTTCACTTGGAAATCAGACGGACTCGGTTCATTCGAAATAAATCCTGCGGAAGACGCACCGGAACGCGGCACAGTTATCACTATCAACGTGAAAGAAGATGCCGCTGAATTCCTTGAAAAATTCCGTCTTGAAACTGCTCTCAAACAGCACTCAAGCTTTATTCCGTTCCCTATCTACCTTGATGGTGATCACCAGAACACAACTCCTGCACTGTGGCGCGAACCTAAGAGTTCCATTTCTAAAGAACAGTACAAAGAGTTCTACAACTACCTCACCTTTGACGACAAAGACCCGCTTACAACTGTACACAGCGCAGTTGATGCACCTGTACAGTTCACAAGCCTTGCATTCATCCCGACTTTCGGACGCGATTTAAGCAGCATCGGCCGTGACGATTACGGTCTTGACCTCTACGTTCGCCGTGTTCTGATCCAGCGAGAATGTAAAGACCTGCTCCCAGACTACCTTTCCTTTGTTAAAGGTGTAGTCGATACCGAAGATCTTCCTCTGAACATTTCCCGCGAAACTTTGCAGGAAAACATTCTGATCCGTAAGATCAACCAGACTGTTACCAAACAGATTCTCTCTCACCTTGAGCGCATGGCTAAAAACGATGCTGATGCGTACAAAGAATTCTGGAATGTTCATGGTAAAGTATTCCGTCTTGGATACAGCGACTACGCAAACCGAGACCGCTTTGCAAAACTTCTTCGCTTCAACACTTCTACTCACGAAACTGCTGATGAACTCACATCTTTCGATGAGTACGTTGAACGTGCAAAAGAAGGCCAGAAAGCTATTTACTACATTTCCTCAACCAGCCGTGAAGCAGCTAAGCTTAACCCGCACCTCGAGATCTTTACTCGCAAGGGACTGGAAGTTCTCTTCCTATACGAGCCGGTAGATGAATTTGTGATGGATAACCTTGGCAAATTGGGCGAGTTCAATCTGGTTGCAGCAGAGACTGTTGCTCCTGAAAGTCTGAAGGACTTTGCTGACGTGGTGAAGAAAGAGAAAGCTGAAGAGCTTTCTGAAGAAGAAACCGCAACTCTGAGCGATCTTTTAGCACACATCAAAGAACTGCTTGGCGACAAAGTGACCGATGTACGTTTATCTGAACGTCTTTCCGGTTCCCCTGCGGTGCTCAGCAGCCCGGACGGCGCAACATCTTCCATGGAAAAGATTATGCGCATGATGAATCAGGATGACTCCATTCCCCAAAAGGTTCTCGAACTGAATGCTGACCACCCTATTGTCCGCAACCTGCTGCGCATCTTCAAATCCGATAAGGATGATGCACTGGTTAAAGAAACCGTTGAGCAACTGTTTGAATCTTCCCTGTTGCTTGAAGGCTACCTAAAAGATCCTCACGCAATGGTTTCACGTATCAACGACCTGCTCGAAAAAGCCGGTAGCTGGTACACCGAAATTAAAAAGATCTAG
- a CDS encoding DVU0772 family protein: protein MSNLSQFSDLQIDWNMSPEHAVTMYLEWGNNDWRAEYPPVRSKSDYSTYFVVDTWGDRPVVRLVRRNSEAAVDLIEVPLPPRVANVFLAEYGDLKGLFEPTPEIKKWLKNELYEK from the coding sequence ATGAGCAACCTTTCACAATTCAGCGATTTACAGATTGATTGGAACATGAGCCCCGAACATGCTGTAACAATGTACCTTGAGTGGGGGAATAATGATTGGCGAGCAGAATACCCTCCAGTACGTTCAAAATCAGATTACTCTACATATTTCGTAGTAGACACTTGGGGTGATCGACCTGTTGTTAGACTTGTGCGTCGTAACTCCGAAGCAGCAGTCGATCTTATCGAAGTACCTCTTCCACCACGTGTCGCAAATGTCTTCCTCGCAGAATATGGTGACCTAAAAGGTTTGTTTGAACCTACACCCGAAATCAAAAAGTGGCTTAAAAATGAGCTCTACGAAAAATAA
- a CDS encoding aminotransferase class I/II-fold pyridoxal phosphate-dependent enzyme produces the protein MNDFPRIDRLPPYVFAVVNDLKMELRHQNIDVIDMGMGNPDLPTPDHIVDKLTEAAQKGVNHRYSASKGIPNLRKAICDWYQRKYNVYLDPETEAIATMGAKEGLAHLALAMLSPGDVVFAPDPTYPIHTYAAIIAGADVRRIPIGKGRDFFEDLTTATKQTWPQPKVLMLSYPHNPTTELATPEFFQKVVDWAKKHNVYVIHDMAYADLSFDDYVPPSFLQAEGAKDVGVEFYSMSKSYSMAGWRVGFCAGNKKLVHALTRIKSYLDYGIFQPIQIAATVALNGPDDCVQEIVEVYQRRRDALISGLERAGWNIPSPKATMFVWAEIPDQFKELGSVEFAKKLLLEAKVAVSPGLGFGHFGDEYVRFSLIENEHRINQACRGIKKFFQKEGCICAKE, from the coding sequence ATGAATGATTTTCCAAGAATCGACAGATTGCCACCCTATGTATTTGCAGTTGTTAACGATTTAAAAATGGAACTGCGACATCAAAATATCGACGTCATCGATATGGGGATGGGAAACCCTGACCTTCCAACCCCAGATCATATTGTTGATAAGCTTACAGAAGCAGCGCAAAAAGGTGTTAACCATCGTTACTCAGCCTCAAAGGGCATTCCGAACTTGCGTAAAGCTATTTGTGACTGGTATCAAAGAAAATATAATGTCTACCTCGATCCGGAAACTGAGGCCATTGCAACAATGGGCGCCAAGGAAGGCCTTGCGCATCTCGCACTTGCCATGCTCTCACCGGGTGATGTAGTTTTTGCACCGGACCCTACCTATCCTATCCATACATACGCCGCTATTATTGCGGGAGCGGATGTTCGTAGGATTCCAATAGGTAAGGGGCGAGATTTTTTTGAGGATTTGACAACCGCCACAAAACAAACGTGGCCGCAGCCTAAAGTGCTTATGCTCAGTTATCCGCACAATCCAACAACTGAGCTGGCTACTCCTGAATTTTTTCAAAAAGTCGTAGACTGGGCGAAGAAACATAATGTGTATGTTATTCATGACATGGCATACGCAGACCTTTCGTTTGACGATTACGTCCCCCCAAGCTTCCTTCAAGCAGAAGGGGCTAAGGATGTGGGCGTAGAATTTTACTCCATGTCAAAGAGCTATTCTATGGCTGGTTGGCGAGTCGGGTTTTGTGCTGGTAACAAAAAGCTGGTTCATGCACTTACCAGAATCAAGTCCTACCTTGATTACGGCATCTTCCAACCGATTCAAATTGCTGCGACGGTTGCATTAAACGGTCCTGATGATTGCGTGCAGGAAATAGTCGAAGTATACCAAAGACGCCGTGACGCATTAATTTCAGGTCTTGAGCGTGCAGGATGGAACATTCCTTCACCAAAGGCCACCATGTTTGTTTGGGCAGAGATTCCTGACCAGTTCAAAGAATTAGGCTCAGTGGAGTTTGCGAAAAAACTGCTGCTCGAAGCGAAAGTTGCGGTTTCACCGGGGCTCGGTTTTGGACACTTCGGAGACGAATATGTTCGCTTCTCACTTATTGAAAATGAGCATCGCATTAATCAGGCATGTCGAGGAATAAAAAAGTTTTTCCAGAAAGAAGGATGTATTTGTGCCAAGGAATAA
- a CDS encoding homoserine dehydrogenase, protein MPRNKPLVLAIAGFGTVGSGLLKVIKENRDSIIARTGRDIVVKSVLVRDLSKPRAADLPEGTVLTDDPDVLINDPEVDVLVELIGGIATAKKLITSAIKAGKHIVTANKALLAEDSHDLFAIAEEHNVHLTYEASVCGAIPILDSLKQNLAGNQVQNLIGILNGTANYILSEMTTKKLDFDTALKAAQELGFAEADPTLDIEGFDAAHKLCLLTRLAFGVEYPFNKLPVVGVSKIHPKDIEFAREFGYRVKLLGQVRNVDGKIEAGVFPMLVHHTLLIARVGGAYNAVRLEGNACGPIFMHGQGAGDLATASAVIGDILTIARGATPNNTGYVKQVLPLADILAPEDATSQYYFRVMVQDVPGVLRDLAGTLAEQDISIAQAIQKDGIETTASVVFLTHEARAEAVHKAVEGMKEKGLVLEEPVFYRIL, encoded by the coding sequence GTGCCAAGGAATAAACCTCTCGTTTTAGCCATTGCCGGTTTCGGTACTGTTGGCAGTGGTCTTCTGAAAGTTATTAAAGAGAACCGTGATTCAATCATTGCACGTACCGGCAGAGATATTGTTGTTAAATCTGTTCTCGTACGCGACTTATCCAAGCCTCGTGCTGCTGATCTTCCTGAGGGCACAGTACTTACAGACGATCCGGACGTACTTATTAACGATCCGGAAGTAGATGTTCTTGTAGAACTTATTGGCGGTATTGCCACTGCTAAGAAACTCATCACTTCTGCTATTAAAGCAGGCAAACACATCGTAACTGCTAACAAAGCTCTGCTTGCTGAAGACAGCCACGATCTTTTTGCCATTGCAGAAGAGCACAACGTACATCTTACATACGAAGCAAGCGTATGCGGTGCTATTCCTATTCTGGATAGCTTAAAGCAGAACCTTGCTGGCAATCAGGTACAAAACCTTATTGGTATTCTGAACGGTACAGCAAACTACATTCTGTCCGAGATGACCACCAAGAAGCTTGATTTTGACACCGCCCTCAAGGCAGCTCAGGAGCTTGGTTTTGCAGAAGCTGACCCGACTCTTGATATTGAAGGCTTTGACGCAGCACACAAACTGTGCCTGCTCACCCGTCTTGCCTTCGGTGTTGAATATCCGTTTAACAAACTGCCTGTTGTGGGTGTGTCCAAAATTCACCCTAAGGATATCGAATTTGCCCGCGAGTTCGGCTACCGCGTAAAACTACTCGGTCAGGTTCGCAATGTAGACGGCAAAATCGAAGCCGGTGTATTCCCTATGCTGGTACACCACACCCTGCTTATTGCCCGTGTAGGCGGCGCATACAACGCTGTACGCCTTGAAGGTAATGCGTGTGGCCCTATCTTCATGCATGGTCAGGGAGCAGGCGACCTTGCGACCGCTAGTGCAGTTATTGGTGACATCCTCACCATTGCCCGCGGCGCAACCCCTAACAACACCGGCTACGTAAAACAGGTTCTGCCGCTTGCAGACATTCTTGCTCCGGAAGACGCTACTTCCCAGTACTACTTCCGTGTCATGGTGCAGGATGTACCGGGCGTACTGCGTGATCTCGCAGGCACCCTTGCTGAACAGGACATTTCCATTGCTCAGGCAATCCAGAAAGATGGTATTGAAACTACAGCATCTGTAGTCTTCCTTACCCACGAAGCACGTGCAGAAGCTGTTCACAAGGCAGTGGAAGGCATGAAAGAAAAAGGCCTTGTTCTCGAAGAGCCTGTATTCTACCGAATTCTGTAA